Proteins from a genomic interval of Corvus moneduloides isolate bCorMon1 chromosome 6, bCorMon1.pri, whole genome shotgun sequence:
- the PRRG4 gene encoding transmembrane gamma-carboxyglutamic acid protein 4 produces the protein MFAFLVVLCQLHVVMFAFPHCPGRLNTLKQPEWKDVFTSAREANLFIGRHLLNNRFDFEAFTADNLERECYEELCNYEEAREIFEDPDKTMDFWKDYSTKGPKIKIGDEALQKINITGLLIGLVAAGVLLVIIALIIFYCCKSRCKSRQPPGYLGYVRSRRRNSANIFRRHEEFSLNPLPVRTDDSGLPTYEQAVTSDGQHNVPPPPYPGPPRHARVFQKSMSLPGP, from the exons ATGTTCGCGTTTCTGGTAGTGCTGTGTCAACTGCATGTGGTGATGTTCGCGTTTCCTCACTGCCCTGGGAGATTAAATACCTTGAAGCAACCTGAATGGAAAGATG tgttcaCATCTGCAAGGGAGGCCAATTTATTCATTGGACGACATCTTCTGAACAATAGATTTGATTTTGAAGCATTCACAGCTGATAACCTAGAAAGGGAATGCTATGAAGAACTGTGCAATTAtgaagaagcaagagaaattttTGAAGACCCTGATAAAACG ATGGATTTTTGGAAAGACTATTCAACTAAAGgccctaaaataaaaatag GTGATGAGGCACTACAAAAGATTAACATCACAGGACTGCTCATCGGCCTGGTTGCTGCTGGAGTACTGTTGGTTATAATTGCACTGATTATCTTCTACTGCTGCAAGAGCAGATGCAAATCAAGGCAACCACCAGG GTACTTGGGTTATGTAAGAAGCAGAAGACGTAATTCAGCCAACATCTTCAGAAGGCATGAAGAGTTTTCTTTAAACCCCCTTCCTGTCAGAACTGACGATTCAGGACTACCCACTTACGAGCAAGCAGTCACCTCAGATGGACAGCACAACGTGCCCCCACCCCCTTATCCAGGGCCCCCGAGACATGCACGGGTGTTTCAAAAGTCCATGTCTCTTCCTGGCCCCTAG